A region from the Nostoc sp. HK-01 genome encodes:
- a CDS encoding putative glycosyl transferase — protein sequence MNQSKIAYISFDTVPAPKGAAIHIAAFSRALAAAFDGIQLVTVSPILECINEQEIYPQVMQTTLSACGDNLIQRILHFRHVLRLWLQDKQFEVIHIRSIYEGFVIAQNKQKYCQKLIFEVNGLPSIELKYRYPNVVDDRELLHKLYTQEQICLAAADLIVTPSEVTSQYLQNRGVPVKKIRVIPNGVDLDVFTYYEKIEKSHNDFLQLIYFGTLSPWQGVNLAIEALGLINRDIPAYLTVIGQARNDQIKIFKQLAVKLGVANKLNILEPLSQQELVKYIHTADAILAPLKSNDRNLVQGCCPLKILEGMATGTPVIASDLSVVRELGEDGVHFLLVKPSSAKAIKDAVLRLPNQPELISQIATNARNRIEKHYTWKRAGETLIAAYTELGIKRSITA from the coding sequence ATGAATCAATCAAAAATAGCATATATCTCCTTTGATACTGTACCAGCGCCAAAGGGAGCCGCAATTCATATTGCAGCTTTTTCTAGAGCATTGGCAGCAGCCTTTGATGGCATCCAGTTAGTCACAGTTTCACCAATATTAGAATGTATAAATGAACAAGAAATTTATCCGCAAGTGATGCAAACAACGTTATCAGCTTGTGGTGATAATTTAATTCAGCGAATTTTGCACTTTCGTCATGTATTAAGGTTATGGTTGCAAGACAAGCAATTTGAAGTCATACATATCCGTTCAATTTATGAAGGATTTGTTATTGCCCAGAATAAACAGAAATATTGTCAAAAGTTAATTTTTGAAGTTAATGGCTTACCTTCTATAGAGTTAAAATATCGTTACCCAAATGTTGTTGATGATCGAGAACTTTTACATAAGTTATATACTCAAGAGCAAATTTGTCTAGCAGCCGCAGATTTAATTGTCACACCTAGCGAGGTGACTTCTCAATATTTACAAAATCGTGGTGTACCAGTTAAGAAAATTCGTGTGATTCCTAATGGTGTGGATTTAGATGTGTTTACCTACTATGAAAAAATAGAAAAATCCCACAATGATTTTCTACAACTCATATATTTTGGTACACTTTCACCGTGGCAAGGTGTAAATTTAGCAATTGAAGCTTTAGGGTTAATTAATCGAGATATTCCAGCTTATTTAACTGTAATTGGACAAGCAAGGAATGACCAAATCAAAATTTTCAAACAACTGGCTGTCAAATTAGGAGTTGCCAATAAACTCAATATATTAGAACCACTATCACAGCAAGAATTAGTTAAATATATCCACACTGCTGATGCCATTTTGGCACCTTTAAAATCCAACGATCGCAACTTAGTTCAAGGTTGCTGTCCCCTAAAGATTTTAGAAGGGATGGCGACAGGAACACCTGTAATTGCTAGTGATTTATCAGTAGTCAGAGAACTAGGCGAAGATGGTGTACATTTTTTGTTAGTTAAACCAAGTTCAGCTAAAGCCATTAAAGATGCCGTGTTGCGTTTACCAAATCAACCAGAATTAATCAGCCAAATAGCAACCAATGCCAGAAATAGAATAGAAAAACATTACACTTGGAAGCGTGCAGGTGAAACCTTAATTGCGGCTTATACAGAATTAGGCATTAAACGCTCAATCACAGCTTGA
- a CDS encoding group 1 glycosyl transferase encodes MKRLLFITERFAPDLGGLARSGTRLVATLCQLGIEVDVVTWSRYLQPGEVLPPENVDTKLRVYRIGLYRHWDMTMPHTLNVLEWLHSSHQYDGVWGHYLFPSGFLATWFAGLQGIASTVSARGNDIDKEMFPPGDFSRLQWTLQHTQVITAVSADMAGKIRLLSGRDDVLVLKNAVDTEIFAPQQVIGEISRESLGIAPEEVVLGFCGELREKKGQQFLLNALTTVRNQRSACLLIIGEVRANQESVLQFYATQQPENAQRIIVTGHLPDTPAVAAHLRLCDVYLQPSLWEGMPNALLEAMACGCCCIASDAGGIPEVIIHSENGFMMPRSQLHKLGEAVLECLAMPSTIKSQITQAARDRILQEYSIAQEQQRLQAVIERLMPNSV; translated from the coding sequence ATGAAACGGTTGCTTTTTATTACAGAAAGATTTGCCCCAGATTTGGGGGGTTTGGCGCGGAGTGGGACACGGCTAGTAGCTACACTTTGTCAGTTGGGTATAGAAGTTGATGTGGTGACATGGAGTCGTTATCTACAACCAGGGGAAGTTTTACCACCGGAAAATGTAGATACTAAGTTGCGTGTTTATCGAATTGGGCTATACCGTCACTGGGATATGACTATGCCCCATACTTTGAATGTACTGGAATGGTTGCACTCTTCTCATCAGTATGATGGAGTATGGGGACATTATTTGTTTCCTAGCGGTTTTTTGGCTACTTGGTTTGCGGGGCTGCAAGGAATAGCCAGCACTGTCAGCGCCCGTGGTAATGATATTGATAAAGAAATGTTTCCCCCTGGAGATTTTTCCCGCCTGCAATGGACGCTACAACACACTCAGGTAATTACGGCTGTGAGTGCTGATATGGCTGGCAAAATTAGGTTATTGAGTGGTAGAGATGATGTATTGGTATTGAAAAACGCGGTAGACACAGAAATTTTTGCGCCTCAGCAGGTGATAGGTGAAATTAGCAGGGAATCTTTAGGAATTGCGCCAGAGGAGGTAGTACTGGGGTTTTGTGGAGAATTACGGGAGAAGAAAGGACAGCAGTTTTTGTTGAATGCTTTGACAACAGTCAGAAATCAGCGTTCTGCTTGTTTATTGATTATCGGTGAAGTGCGAGCTAATCAGGAATCTGTGCTGCAATTTTATGCTACGCAGCAGCCAGAAAATGCCCAACGGATTATTGTGACGGGACATTTACCTGATACTCCAGCAGTTGCGGCACATTTGCGGTTGTGTGATGTTTATCTTCAGCCTTCACTGTGGGAGGGAATGCCAAATGCACTATTAGAAGCAATGGCTTGTGGTTGTTGCTGTATTGCTAGTGATGCGGGGGGTATTCCTGAAGTGATTATACATAGTGAGAATGGTTTTATGATGCCGCGATCACAACTGCATAAGTTAGGTGAAGCTGTCTTAGAATGTTTGGCAATGCCCAGCACAATAAAATCTCAAATTACTCAAGCTGCACGCGATCGCATTCTCCAAGAATATTCTATCGCTCAAGAACAGCAGCGACTTCAAGCTGTGATTGAGCGTTTAATGCCTAATTCTGTATAA
- a CDS encoding hypothetical protein (similar to adenylate cyclase) encodes MAKLVVLKFGDASFNQGFAVTLQIGEESDRPTTEITGRLPPCPEMPLYYTRWQSSYRQIGNSYRLDAEKIQVTNVSITQSCQDLAHVLQARFNTWLRTEEFRPLREKWLEKLLPTDEVRVILQTDNSQLQRLPWHLWELLDRYPKAEIAIASHTYEHIFQPRTHNSKVKILAVVGDSQGIDTQADLAILQQCKNAELTFLVEPQRQQLTDYLWGENWDILFFAGHSSSQENDVTGRIYLNKTDSLNMSELRYALKQAIERGLHLAIFNSCDGLGLARELADLQIPQMVIMREPVPDQVAQEFLKYFLTSYAEGETLYQAVRQARERLQGLEDKFPCATWLPVICQNLAQIPLNWQELTPPLTPAVEILPAHPKLKWKLGLFSSLAMTGVILGLRFLGVFQGAELQAFDSMMRSRLDEGPDQRLLIITIDDADLVHQRRNGEVLKGTSLSDKSLNALLIKLQEYKPRAIGLDIYRDFSAELPDLAKRLQKTDNLIGVCKGSDSTVMTKGIEPPPEIPKERQGFSDFLHDTDGVVRRHLMFFTPETASLCSADYAFSTQLAFRYLLPLGISPKFTPQGNLQLGKTVFPRLSSRSGGYQGIDANSGQTLLNYRASQKIAETVTLTQILSSPMNPNAIKDRIILIGVTARGDFPDYWATPFGSRLEVQMPGVMVQAQMISQIISAVLDKRPLLTVWPFGWEILWIWGWSMVGGLLVWQWRRLPLLALALGITSGILYLGVAE; translated from the coding sequence ATGGCTAAGTTAGTGGTTTTGAAATTCGGAGACGCTAGTTTCAACCAAGGGTTTGCTGTTACACTTCAGATTGGTGAAGAAAGCGATCGCCCAACAACAGAAATCACTGGTAGATTACCACCATGCCCAGAAATGCCGCTTTACTACACCCGCTGGCAATCAAGTTATCGCCAAATTGGTAATAGTTATCGGTTGGATGCTGAGAAAATTCAAGTCACGAATGTTTCCATCACCCAAAGTTGTCAAGATTTAGCACACGTTTTACAGGCACGTTTTAATACTTGGTTACGCACCGAAGAGTTTCGCCCTTTAAGAGAAAAATGGTTAGAGAAACTACTACCAACAGATGAAGTAAGAGTAATTTTGCAAACAGATAATAGTCAATTGCAGAGATTACCTTGGCATCTGTGGGAATTACTCGATCGCTATCCCAAAGCAGAAATTGCGATCGCCTCACACACCTATGAACACATATTTCAGCCTCGTACCCACAACTCAAAAGTCAAAATTTTAGCCGTTGTTGGTGATAGTCAAGGAATTGACACCCAGGCTGATTTAGCTATTTTGCAACAGTGTAAGAATGCCGAACTCACCTTTTTAGTAGAACCACAGCGTCAACAATTAACCGATTATCTATGGGGAGAAAATTGGGATATTTTATTTTTTGCTGGACACAGTTCCAGTCAGGAAAATGATGTCACCGGGCGGATTTATTTAAACAAAACTGATAGCCTCAATATGAGCGAGTTAAGATATGCCCTCAAGCAAGCCATTGAACGCGGTTTGCATCTGGCAATTTTTAACTCCTGTGATGGTTTGGGACTCGCGCGAGAATTAGCCGATCTCCAGATTCCCCAAATGGTAATTATGCGCGAACCTGTACCCGACCAGGTAGCCCAAGAATTTTTAAAATATTTTTTAACTAGTTATGCTGAGGGAGAAACTTTATATCAAGCAGTCCGTCAAGCACGGGAACGCTTACAAGGTTTAGAAGATAAATTTCCCTGTGCGACATGGCTACCAGTAATTTGTCAAAATCTAGCCCAGATACCCCTGAATTGGCAAGAACTCACACCTCCCCTTACGCCAGCCGTTGAGATTTTACCCGCACACCCCAAATTGAAATGGAAATTAGGTTTATTTTCGAGTTTGGCGATGACAGGTGTAATTTTGGGACTGCGGTTTTTGGGAGTCTTCCAAGGTGCAGAACTGCAAGCATTCGACTCTATGATGCGATCACGTCTTGATGAAGGCCCTGATCAACGACTATTAATTATCACCATTGATGATGCTGATTTAGTTCACCAACGCCGTAACGGTGAAGTTTTAAAAGGAACTTCTCTGTCTGATAAATCACTCAATGCCTTACTGATAAAATTACAAGAATACAAACCGCGAGCGATCGGTTTAGATATTTATCGTGATTTTTCTGCCGAACTGCCAGACTTGGCTAAAAGGCTGCAAAAAACTGATAATTTGATAGGTGTGTGTAAAGGTAGTGATTCAACAGTCATGACCAAAGGCATTGAACCACCACCAGAAATTCCCAAAGAACGGCAAGGTTTCAGCGACTTCCTTCACGATACTGATGGAGTTGTGCGTCGTCATCTGATGTTTTTCACCCCAGAAACAGCATCTTTATGTTCCGCTGACTATGCTTTTAGTACACAATTAGCCTTTCGTTATCTTTTACCCTTGGGAATTTCACCAAAATTTACCCCCCAAGGGAATTTACAGTTAGGTAAGACTGTTTTTCCTCGGCTATCATCTCGCAGTGGCGGTTATCAAGGCATTGATGCCAATAGCGGGCAAACCTTACTCAACTACCGCGCTTCTCAGAAGATTGCAGAAACAGTCACACTCACCCAAATTTTATCTAGTCCGATGAACCCTAATGCCATCAAAGACCGGATTATTTTGATTGGGGTGACAGCTAGAGGTGATTTTCCTGACTACTGGGCGACACCATTCGGTAGCAGATTAGAAGTGCAAATGCCAGGAGTCATGGTACAAGCACAAATGATCAGCCAAATTATTAGTGCCGTTTTGGATAAACGACCTTTGCTGACAGTTTGGCCCTTTGGGTGGGAAATATTGTGGATTTGGGGTTGGTCTATGGTAGGAGGATTGTTAGTTTGGCAGTGGCGACGGCTACCCTTGTTGGCATTAGCATTGGGTATCACTTCTGGCATACTTTATTTAGGCGTTGCTGAATAA
- a CDS encoding IS1 transposase yields MWTAVNHFTQGILAWVLGDHSAETFEPLWEIVKQWESYFYVTDGWKVYPSFIPDGDQIVSKTYMTRVENENTRLRHYLARLHRKTLCYSKSEQMLRHSIKLLLHYLKYQIVPI; encoded by the coding sequence TTGTGGACAGCAGTAAATCACTTTACTCAAGGTATTTTAGCCTGGGTCTTAGGAGACCATAGTGCGGAAACATTCGAGCCATTATGGGAAATTGTGAAACAGTGGGAAAGCTATTTTTATGTGACCGATGGCTGGAAAGTTTACCCCAGTTTTATACCAGATGGAGACCAAATTGTGAGTAAAACATATATGACGCGAGTAGAAAATGAAAATACCCGATTACGTCATTATCTTGCACGCCTTCACAGAAAAACTTTATGCTATTCCAAATCAGAACAAATGCTGAGACACTCAATTAAATTATTACTTCATTATTTGAAGTATCAAATTGTACCTATATAA
- a CDS encoding IS1 transposase, which yields MQCPYCESTEIRKNGKRRGKQNHICTNCDRQFIDVYDPPKGYSEELKQECLKMYLNGMGFRGIERVKGVHHTTIISWVKQRGEKLPDVPQEDAVPEVGELDELETFIGSKKTKSGCGQQ from the coding sequence GTGCAATGTCCATACTGTGAGTCTACGGAAATTAGAAAGAATGGAAAACGGAGAGGTAAACAAAATCACATCTGTACTAACTGCGATCGCCAATTTATTGATGTGTACGATCCGCCAAAAGGATACTCAGAGGAACTTAAACAAGAATGTTTAAAAATGTATCTTAATGGGATGGGTTTTCGTGGGATTGAACGTGTTAAAGGTGTACATCATACTACTATAATCTCTTGGGTAAAACAAAGAGGAGAAAAGCTGCCAGACGTACCCCAAGAAGATGCTGTACCAGAAGTTGGAGAACTAGATGAATTAGAGACATTCATAGGTTCAAAAAAAACAAAATCTGGTTGTGGACAGCAGTAA
- a CDS encoding cobalamin synthesis protein P47K, whose protein sequence is MVADGMTNSVPVTVLTGYLGAGKTTLLNHILTYEHGKKVAVIVNEFGEVGIDNQLVIDADEEIFEMNNGCICCTVRGDLIRIIGNLMKRRDKFDHLVIETTGLADPAPVIQTFFVDEDMQNQLSLDAVVTVVDAKHIWQHWEADEAQEQIAFADVILLNKTDLVAPEELAELEKRIRGMNAIAKIYRTRNSELSMDALLGVQAFDLNRALEIDPNFLGEDAHVHDESVYSVALVAQGALDGEKLHAWMSELLRTQGTDIFRMKGILNIAGEDNRFVFQGVHMIFDGRPDRPWKPSETRKNELVFIGRNLDEAKLKQDFLACLA, encoded by the coding sequence ATGGTGGCTGATGGAATGACAAATTCAGTTCCCGTGACTGTTTTAACTGGCTACTTGGGAGCAGGTAAAACAACTTTACTCAATCACATTCTCACTTACGAACACGGCAAAAAAGTTGCAGTGATTGTGAATGAATTTGGGGAAGTAGGCATTGATAATCAATTAGTTATTGATGCCGATGAAGAAATTTTTGAAATGAATAACGGCTGTATTTGTTGTACAGTCCGCGGCGACTTAATTCGCATCATCGGTAATTTGATGAAGCGACGTGATAAGTTTGACCATTTAGTAATTGAAACTACGGGTTTAGCTGATCCTGCACCAGTAATTCAGACATTCTTCGTCGATGAAGATATGCAAAATCAACTGTCGCTAGATGCAGTGGTGACGGTGGTCGATGCCAAGCATATTTGGCAACACTGGGAAGCAGATGAAGCCCAAGAACAAATTGCGTTTGCCGACGTTATTTTACTTAATAAAACTGATTTAGTTGCACCAGAAGAACTAGCAGAATTAGAAAAGCGGATTCGGGGAATGAATGCGATCGCCAAAATTTATCGCACCCGTAACTCAGAATTATCAATGGATGCGTTATTGGGTGTGCAAGCCTTCGACCTTAACCGCGCTTTAGAAATTGATCCCAATTTCTTAGGCGAAGATGCTCACGTACATGATGAAAGCGTTTATTCTGTGGCTTTAGTCGCCCAAGGAGCGCTGGATGGGGAAAAATTACACGCTTGGATGAGTGAATTATTGCGTACTCAAGGCACCGATATTTTTCGGATGAAAGGGATTTTAAATATTGCTGGAGAAGACAATCGCTTTGTTTTTCAAGGGGTACACATGATATTTGACGGTAGACCAGATCGCCCTTGGAAACCAAGCGAAACCCGCAAAAACGAATTAGTTTTTATCGGGCGGAATTTAGATGAAGCCAAACTCAAGCAAGATTTTTTGGCTTGTCTGGCGTAA
- a CDS encoding putative carbonyl reductase, with translation MSRQLAQHGLTVLIAGRNLQAAQTAATTLQNEGLLAEAIALDVNNSSQIQTAVQEISDRFGKLDVLINNAGVMLDGEWIVSNASSVSLDIIRKTFETNFFALVEVTQALLPLILKSPSGRIVNMASIEASLTLHADPNSFIYDAKPFAYNASKAAVNSFTVHLAHELRNTPVKVNSAHPGWVKTELGGEGAMMDISEGAKTGVQLATLPDDGPSGGFFHLGEPVPW, from the coding sequence ATGAGTCGCCAACTTGCCCAGCATGGATTAACAGTTTTGATCGCAGGTCGTAATCTCCAAGCGGCGCAAACAGCAGCAACAACTCTCCAAAATGAAGGATTATTGGCTGAAGCGATCGCACTTGATGTTAACAACAGTAGCCAAATTCAGACCGCCGTTCAAGAAATTAGCGATCGATTTGGCAAACTTGATGTTCTCATCAACAATGCAGGGGTAATGTTGGATGGTGAATGGATAGTCAGCAACGCGAGTTCCGTTTCTTTAGACATTATCCGCAAGACCTTCGAGACTAACTTTTTTGCCTTAGTCGAAGTGACTCAAGCGTTATTACCTTTGATTTTAAAAAGCCCAAGCGGTCGGATTGTCAATATGGCCAGCATTGAAGCTTCACTTACACTTCACGCCGATCCAAACTCGTTTATTTATGATGCCAAACCTTTTGCCTACAATGCTTCCAAAGCGGCAGTTAATTCTTTCACCGTTCACTTAGCGCATGAGCTACGCAATACACCAGTCAAAGTAAACAGCGCCCATCCCGGTTGGGTAAAAACAGAATTGGGTGGTGAAGGTGCAATGATGGACATTAGCGAGGGAGCAAAAACGGGTGTTCAGTTAGCAACTCTGCCTGATGATGGGCCAAGTGGAGGCTTTTTCCATTTGGGTGAGCCTGTGCCTTGGTAG
- a CDS encoding amino acid permease-associated region has product MSVSNSPTQLKRELGVFGATLMGLGSIVGTGVFVSIGIAVGIAGPAVILAVVIGAIVATCNGLNSAQLAANHAVSGGTYEYGYKYLTPAFGFTAGWMFLVAKIASAATAALGFAGYFLNILGWNNSWLVPVAVLAVVVMTGIVLTGIRRSNAANTVIVSVTLVSLGLFVLVCLPRAATVGMANLTPFFTSSPGAILHASALMFVAYTGYGRIATMGEEAHSPRETIPKAMILCLLLTMLLYIVVATVGIGAVGADFLSDATGQSNAAPLEVVARNVAGSSVALVLAVGAMTAMLGVLLNLILGLSRVLLAMGRRADAPKFLARLNREQNSPYWAVIVVGIAIALLVFLGNVKTTWSFSAFSVLIYYAITNLASLKLTASERLYPIWVGWMGLLSCLFLAFWVESAIWQVGLGLIVAGLIWHKIRRRVGERL; this is encoded by the coding sequence ATGTCCGTTAGCAATTCACCAACCCAACTCAAACGCGAGTTAGGCGTTTTTGGTGCAACTCTGATGGGGCTGGGTTCGATTGTCGGAACGGGTGTATTTGTCAGTATTGGAATTGCGGTGGGGATAGCTGGGCCAGCAGTAATTCTCGCGGTGGTAATTGGGGCAATTGTTGCCACTTGTAATGGTTTGAATAGCGCCCAGTTAGCTGCTAATCATGCAGTTAGTGGTGGAACTTATGAATATGGTTATAAATATCTGACTCCGGCTTTTGGCTTTACCGCAGGTTGGATGTTTTTGGTAGCGAAAATTGCTTCTGCTGCTACAGCTGCTTTAGGTTTTGCTGGTTACTTCCTGAATATTTTAGGGTGGAATAACAGTTGGCTTGTACCTGTGGCTGTGTTAGCAGTAGTTGTGATGACAGGAATTGTATTAACCGGGATTAGACGGTCTAATGCTGCCAATACAGTCATTGTTTCAGTAACATTGGTGTCATTAGGTTTATTTGTACTGGTTTGTCTACCGCGTGCAGCAACGGTGGGTATGGCAAACTTGACACCCTTTTTCACTAGTTCTCCAGGGGCGATACTTCACGCCAGCGCGTTGATGTTTGTGGCTTACACTGGTTACGGGCGTATTGCCACAATGGGAGAAGAAGCCCATTCTCCGAGGGAAACAATTCCCAAAGCGATGATTCTCTGTTTGCTGCTGACAATGCTGTTATATATAGTTGTTGCAACTGTTGGTATTGGGGCTGTAGGCGCAGATTTTTTAAGTGATGCTACAGGACAAAGCAACGCAGCACCGCTAGAAGTTGTCGCCCGTAATGTGGCGGGTTCTAGTGTAGCTTTGGTGTTGGCGGTTGGTGCAATGACCGCAATGTTGGGTGTACTGTTGAACTTGATTTTGGGCTTGTCGCGCGTTTTATTAGCGATGGGTCGCCGTGCCGATGCGCCCAAATTTTTAGCTAGACTCAACCGCGAACAGAATTCCCCATACTGGGCTGTGATTGTGGTGGGAATTGCGATCGCACTTTTAGTATTTTTAGGTAATGTCAAAACTACTTGGTCGTTTAGCGCCTTTAGTGTTTTAATTTATTACGCAATTACCAACTTAGCTTCTCTCAAACTGACTGCATCGGAGAGACTGTATCCGATATGGGTAGGCTGGATGGGTCTGTTATCTTGTTTATTTCTAGCTTTTTGGGTAGAGTCTGCTATCTGGCAAGTTGGTTTAGGATTGATTGTGGCTGGGTTAATTTGGCACAAAATCCGGCGTAGAGTAGGTGAGAGACTATAG
- a CDS encoding S-layer region-like protein, whose product MSDTLRNSLGIASIVIGLNAIAATTVSANPTIQSNVISETNSADSENEIQGQVTSVSQLTDVQPTDWAFQALQSLVERYGCIAGYPNSTYRGNRALTRYEFAAGLNACLNRVNELIASSTADLVTKEDLATLQKLQKDFAETLTEVRGRVDALENRTAILESQQFSTTTKFNGEVIFSVGGVFGEDRAIDSDRWRRIESGVSTYVRTYESS is encoded by the coding sequence ATGTCTGATACTCTGCGTAATTCATTGGGGATAGCATCAATAGTTATAGGGTTGAATGCGATCGCGGCAACAACTGTATCTGCCAATCCGACAATCCAAAGCAATGTAATTTCTGAGACCAATAGTGCAGACTCGGAAAACGAGATTCAAGGTCAAGTAACATCCGTATCGCAACTGACAGATGTGCAACCTACAGATTGGGCATTCCAGGCATTGCAATCATTAGTTGAACGTTATGGTTGTATTGCAGGCTACCCAAATAGCACCTATCGCGGCAATCGCGCCCTGACTCGTTATGAATTTGCCGCAGGTTTGAATGCTTGTTTGAATCGAGTTAATGAATTGATTGCCAGTAGTACAGCAGACTTAGTAACTAAAGAAGACTTAGCAACTTTACAAAAACTACAAAAAGATTTTGCTGAGACTTTGACAGAAGTGAGAGGCAGAGTTGATGCCTTAGAAAATCGCACCGCTATTTTAGAAAGTCAGCAATTTTCCACCACCACTAAATTCAATGGAGAAGTAATTTTTAGTGTGGGAGGGGTGTTTGGTGAAGATAGAGCCATAGACTCTGACCGTTGGCGCAGAATTGAAAGTGGAGTGAGTACGTACGTACGTACGTACGAGAGCAGCTGA
- a CDS encoding S-layer region-like protein, giving the protein MQDNTIFSDRIRLNLVTSFTGKDQLLTRLEANNTVFFNNAVTGTNMTRLSWDGDTNNEFLIGKLLYRFPVGEKLNVIVDAIGGEFYDNFNNFNPLLASIPLGSISRASRFSPIYRASNSGSGVNFGTGVSVNYKLSDQITFSGGYLARRANDPTEGRGLFDGSYGALAQLAFQPNKNLALGFTYAHSYFSGSNNDVAVSGLYGGAFADQPFGAGPGSTATNPRGIATSANYYSFQTSYRVNSKFVLSGWVGYTQAIAETTFLPNVNRGDKADIWNWAVTFAFPDLGKKGNLGGIIFGQPPKVTENDFGENVRTATSARREDSDTSYRLEALYRYQVNDNISITPGLLVIFNPEHNSNNDTIYTGIIRTTFRF; this is encoded by the coding sequence TTGCAAGATAATACAATATTTAGCGATCGCATCCGTCTTAACTTAGTTACCAGCTTCACAGGTAAAGACCAACTGTTAACCCGTTTAGAAGCAAATAACACCGTATTTTTTAACAATGCCGTTACGGGTACAAACATGACCCGCCTTTCTTGGGATGGAGATACAAATAATGAATTTTTGATTGGGAAATTATTGTATCGCTTTCCCGTAGGTGAGAAACTCAACGTTATTGTTGATGCGATTGGGGGGGAATTTTACGACAACTTCAACAACTTTAACCCCTTGTTAGCATCAATTCCCTTGGGTTCTATTTCTCGCGCCAGTCGTTTTTCTCCGATTTACCGCGCCAGTAACAGTGGTTCTGGGGTTAATTTTGGTACAGGCGTGAGTGTTAACTACAAACTCAGCGACCAGATTACTTTCTCTGGTGGTTATCTTGCCAGAAGAGCCAATGATCCAACAGAGGGAAGAGGTTTATTTGATGGTAGTTATGGCGCATTAGCACAATTAGCATTTCAACCAAACAAAAACCTGGCATTAGGATTTACCTACGCCCATTCCTACTTTAGTGGTTCTAATAATGATGTCGCAGTTTCCGGGTTGTATGGTGGTGCTTTTGCAGATCAACCCTTTGGCGCAGGCCCTGGAAGTACAGCCACAAATCCCCGTGGAATCGCCACTTCTGCCAATTACTATAGTTTTCAAACCAGCTATCGTGTCAACTCAAAATTTGTCTTGTCTGGTTGGGTGGGGTATACTCAAGCGATCGCTGAAACTACATTTTTACCTAATGTCAATCGTGGCGATAAAGCCGATATCTGGAATTGGGCAGTGACTTTTGCTTTCCCAGACTTGGGTAAAAAAGGTAACTTAGGTGGGATTATCTTCGGTCAACCGCCAAAAGTTACAGAGAATGACTTTGGTGAAAATGTGCGGACTGCTACTAGCGCCCGTCGAGAAGACTCTGATACCTCCTACCGTTTAGAAGCATTGTATCGCTACCAAGTTAATGACAATATCTCCATTACACCCGGACTGCTGGTAATTTTTAACCCCGAACATAACAGCAACAACGATACAATTTACACTGGCATCATTCGGACTACATTCCGATTTTAG
- a CDS encoding transcriptional regulator, PadR family protein — MKLEDIYQFFENPPPTYLCQELAICYILSVLRQGESYGTELIQRLETEYPTYRLSDTVLYSAIKFLEDERAINGYWKKLEGRGRPRRMYQVSPEWQVQAQDLTRLWQEYINGRTN, encoded by the coding sequence ATGAAACTTGAGGATATATATCAATTCTTTGAAAATCCTCCGCCAACTTACCTCTGTCAGGAACTAGCTATTTGTTACATACTGTCTGTTTTACGGCAAGGTGAATCCTACGGAACCGAGTTAATTCAACGTTTAGAAACTGAATATCCAACCTATCGGCTTTCAGATACCGTACTGTATAGTGCGATTAAGTTTCTAGAAGACGAAAGGGCTATTAATGGGTATTGGAAGAAACTCGAAGGACGAGGAAGACCTAGGCGAATGTACCAAGTTTCTCCAGAATGGCAAGTTCAAGCGCAGGATTTAACGCGTCTTTGGCAAGAGTACATCAACGGGAGGACAAATTAA